From Rhodovastum atsumiense, a single genomic window includes:
- a CDS encoding ATP-binding protein, giving the protein MSAGTDPRDRDIMQLRQQLAVVTARLAQACPMDHARQADASRHATLVAAQKAVTAAGMDLQAAMQAVVEGAVAIAPRADGAVIELREGEELVYRAACGVAAPHVGLRLRLHGALSGLSLLEGRPLLCTDTETDERVDRAACRRIGIRSMIVVPIPHRGVFVGVLKLHSAEAHGLSAADVPVAQLLVGVLTAGLSSIAEAAALDALHASEARLRLATEAAAIGTWDFNPQSRALQWDARCKALFGLPPETAVEYGTFFARLHPDDRATVRRAMEAALDPAGAGEYGIEFRTIAPLDGTERWVAAKGRAFFEGDGPARRPIRLIGTVLDITDRRHAEENLRRLNTSLEARVEERTAALARAAAERQAAEEQLRQAQKMQALGQLTGGIAHDFNNLLLVITGSAELLRRPQVAEQTRQTLADAIARAAGRAATLTAQLLAFARRQPLMPEVFDLNARMRETTAMLQRLLGAPYRVETDLAGDLWAVQADPNQLEVALVNIGVNARDAMPDGGTLRITTRNVVLPAEGERPAGDYVCLSVQDTGTGIAAELLGRVFEPFFTTKETGRGTGLGLSQVWGFAAQSGGGVRIESRPGHGTTVILQLPRARRAVETATEDAAPPLVSGEGTILLVEDNPQVAELGQMLLEELGYKVVNAGSGERALDLLAGTAGIDLVFSDIVMPGMSGIELAREVRRMHPELPVVLATGYSDVAAREGTGEIPILAKPYRLETLAGTLQRAFAARPSGPLSR; this is encoded by the coding sequence ATGAGCGCCGGCACCGATCCGCGCGATCGTGACATCATGCAACTGCGCCAGCAACTCGCCGTGGTGACCGCGCGGCTTGCGCAGGCATGCCCCATGGATCATGCGCGGCAGGCCGATGCCAGCCGGCATGCCACGTTGGTCGCGGCACAGAAGGCCGTCACGGCAGCGGGCATGGATCTCCAGGCCGCCATGCAGGCCGTGGTGGAAGGCGCGGTCGCTATCGCCCCGCGTGCAGATGGCGCGGTGATCGAGCTGCGCGAAGGCGAGGAACTTGTCTACCGCGCCGCCTGCGGGGTCGCGGCGCCGCATGTCGGCCTGCGGCTGCGGCTGCACGGCGCGCTGTCGGGTTTGTCGCTGCTGGAAGGCAGGCCGCTGCTCTGCACCGACACGGAAACCGACGAGCGGGTGGATCGCGCGGCGTGCCGCCGGATCGGCATCCGCTCGATGATCGTCGTGCCGATCCCGCACCGGGGTGTGTTCGTGGGCGTGCTGAAGCTGCACTCGGCGGAGGCGCATGGCCTGAGCGCGGCCGACGTGCCGGTGGCACAGCTTCTGGTCGGCGTTCTGACCGCCGGCCTGAGCAGCATCGCCGAGGCCGCGGCGCTCGATGCCCTGCATGCCAGCGAGGCGCGGCTGCGGCTGGCGACCGAGGCCGCCGCGATCGGGACTTGGGATTTCAATCCACAGAGCCGGGCCTTGCAATGGGATGCGCGCTGCAAGGCCCTGTTCGGCCTGCCGCCGGAAACCGCGGTGGAATACGGCACGTTCTTCGCACGGCTGCATCCCGACGACCGGGCGACGGTCCGGCGGGCGATGGAGGCGGCGCTCGATCCCGCCGGGGCCGGCGAGTACGGGATCGAATTCAGGACGATCGCCCCCTTGGACGGGACCGAACGCTGGGTTGCGGCCAAGGGCCGGGCCTTCTTCGAAGGCGATGGGCCCGCGCGCCGTCCGATCCGCCTGATCGGCACGGTGCTCGACATCACCGACCGCAGGCATGCCGAGGAGAACTTGCGGCGGCTGAACACCTCGCTGGAAGCGCGGGTGGAGGAACGGACGGCGGCGCTGGCGCGCGCGGCGGCGGAACGGCAGGCGGCCGAAGAACAATTGCGCCAGGCACAGAAGATGCAGGCGCTCGGCCAGCTCACCGGCGGCATCGCCCATGACTTCAACAACCTGCTGCTGGTGATCACCGGCAGCGCCGAGTTGCTGCGGCGCCCGCAAGTGGCGGAGCAGACGCGGCAGACCCTGGCCGACGCGATCGCCAGGGCGGCCGGGCGGGCGGCGACGCTCACGGCGCAATTGCTCGCCTTCGCACGCCGTCAGCCATTGATGCCGGAAGTGTTCGACCTGAACGCGCGGATGCGGGAGACGACGGCCATGCTGCAGCGCCTGCTCGGCGCGCCGTATCGGGTCGAGACCGATCTGGCCGGGGATCTCTGGGCCGTCCAGGCGGATCCCAACCAGCTCGAGGTCGCGCTCGTCAATATCGGCGTGAATGCGCGCGATGCCATGCCGGACGGAGGCACGCTCCGCATCACGACGCGCAACGTGGTGTTGCCGGCGGAGGGCGAGCGGCCGGCGGGCGATTATGTGTGCCTGTCCGTCCAGGATACCGGCACGGGCATCGCGGCGGAGCTGCTCGGGCGCGTGTTCGAGCCGTTCTTCACCACCAAGGAAACGGGGCGCGGCACCGGGCTTGGGTTGAGCCAGGTCTGGGGATTCGCCGCGCAGTCCGGCGGCGGCGTGCGGATCGAGAGCCGGCCCGGGCATGGCACGACCGTGATCCTGCAATTGCCGCGGGCGCGGCGTGCCGTGGAAACGGCGACCGAGGATGCGGCGCCCCCCCTGGTCAGCGGTGAAGGCACTATCCTGCTGGTCGAGGACAATCCCCAGGTGGCCGAGCTCGGGCAGATGCTGCTGGAAGAACTGGGCTACAAGGTGGTGAATGCCGGGAGTGGGGAACGGGCGCTGGACCTGCTGGCGGGCACGGCCGGGATAGACCTGGTCTTTTCCGATATCGTCATGCCGGGCATGAGCGGAATCGAACTCGCCCGTGAGGTGAGGCGGATGCATCCGGAGCTGCCGGTCGTGCTCGCGACCGGCTACAGCGACGTTGCCGCGCGCGAGGGAACCGGGGAAATCCCGATCCTGGCCAAGCCCTACCGGCTCGAAACACTTGCGGGCACCTTGCAGCGGGCGTTTGCCGCGCGCCCGTCCGGCCCGCTGTCGCGCTGA
- a CDS encoding protein adenylyltransferase SelO, with protein MSVRFSFDNSYARLPERLYARLDPTPVAAPALVRVNEDLAGQLGLDPEALAGPEGVEILAGNRVPEGAAPIALAYAGHQFGQFVPQLGDGRAILLGEVVGRDGARRDIQLKGSGRTPFSRSGDGRAALGPVLREYIVSEAMAALGIPTTRALAAVTTGQTVLRETALPGAVLTRVAASHIRVGTFQYFAARGDEAAVRLLADYVIARHYPQVAGASRPYPALLEAVVARQAELVARWLLVGFIHGVMNTDNMSIAGETIDYGPCAFMDAYDPATVFSAIDVMGRYAYGNQPRIAQWNLARLAETLLPLLAEDHDNAIAAAQEALTSFVPRFQSAWSEGLRRKLGLAMQREEDAALVQDLLQVMTENGADFTLTFRILCDLATNLQDDVALPGWFADAPAFVAWLGRWRRRLGEETVAPEARRAAMRAVNPAFIPRNHLVEQVITAAVERQDLTPFAELLEVLSRPYEDRPDRARHAMPPTPEERVHRTFCGT; from the coding sequence ATGTCTGTCCGGTTTTCCTTCGACAACAGCTACGCGCGCCTGCCGGAGCGGCTGTACGCGCGGCTCGATCCGACGCCCGTGGCCGCGCCGGCCCTGGTGCGGGTGAACGAGGATCTCGCCGGGCAGCTCGGGCTCGATCCCGAGGCGCTGGCCGGTCCCGAGGGGGTGGAGATCCTGGCCGGCAACCGGGTGCCGGAGGGCGCCGCGCCGATCGCGCTGGCTTATGCCGGGCACCAGTTCGGCCAGTTCGTGCCGCAGCTCGGCGACGGCCGGGCCATCCTGCTGGGCGAGGTGGTGGGACGGGACGGGGCACGGCGCGACATCCAGCTCAAGGGATCGGGGCGCACCCCGTTCTCCCGCAGCGGCGACGGACGTGCGGCGCTCGGCCCGGTGCTGCGCGAGTACATCGTCAGCGAAGCCATGGCGGCACTGGGGATTCCGACCACCCGGGCCCTGGCCGCGGTGACCACCGGGCAGACCGTGTTGCGGGAGACGGCGCTGCCCGGCGCGGTGCTGACCCGGGTGGCGGCAAGCCATATCCGCGTGGGTACTTTCCAGTATTTCGCGGCACGGGGGGATGAGGCGGCGGTGCGGCTGCTGGCCGATTACGTGATCGCCCGGCACTATCCGCAGGTTGCGGGGGCGTCACGGCCCTATCCGGCGCTGCTGGAGGCGGTGGTGGCGCGCCAGGCGGAGCTGGTGGCGCGCTGGCTGCTGGTGGGATTCATCCATGGCGTGATGAACACCGACAACATGTCCATCGCCGGCGAGACGATCGATTACGGTCCCTGCGCCTTCATGGACGCGTATGATCCGGCCACGGTGTTCAGCGCGATCGACGTCATGGGACGTTACGCCTACGGCAACCAGCCGCGCATCGCGCAGTGGAACCTGGCGCGGCTGGCCGAGACCTTGTTGCCCTTGTTGGCCGAGGACCACGACAACGCGATCGCCGCTGCGCAGGAAGCGCTGACATCCTTCGTGCCGCGCTTCCAGTCAGCCTGGTCCGAAGGGCTGCGGCGCAAGCTCGGACTGGCCATGCAGCGCGAGGAAGATGCCGCGCTGGTGCAGGACCTGCTGCAGGTGATGACGGAGAACGGAGCCGACTTCACCCTGACCTTCCGGATCTTGTGCGATTTGGCAACTAATCTACAGGACGACGTCGCCTTGCCCGGCTGGTTCGCCGATGCCCCGGCTTTCGTGGCCTGGCTCGGGCGGTGGCGGCGGCGACTTGGGGAGGAGACCGTGGCCCCCGAGGCGCGCCGCGCGGCCATGCGCGCGGTGAACCCGGCCTTCATACCTCGCAATCATCTGGTCGAGCAGGTGATCACGGCGGCGGTGGAGCGGCAGGATCTCACACCCTTCGCGGAACTGCTCGAGGTCCTCTCACGGCCCTACGAGGACAGGCCGGACCGTGCGCGCCATGCCATGCCCCCCACGCCGGAGGAACGCGTGCACCGGACCTTCTGCGGCACCTGA
- a CDS encoding MarR family transcriptional regulator, whose protein sequence is MAGSPSTDQLVGILRDTVVGLVRREGPDLSARQLGVLLTCYLEDRPHTVRGLAAELKIAKPAITRALDRLGEFDLARRKVDPLDRRSVLVQRTVKGAAFLRELRNLMAAAANPAKSSKETRGGREGKVANFPRTGGRAARS, encoded by the coding sequence ATGGCAGGCTCGCCATCCACTGATCAACTGGTCGGCATCCTACGCGATACGGTCGTGGGGCTGGTGCGTCGCGAGGGACCCGATCTCTCGGCCCGCCAACTCGGCGTGTTGCTGACCTGCTATCTGGAAGACCGACCGCACACGGTGCGGGGCCTGGCCGCCGAGCTGAAGATCGCCAAGCCGGCGATCACGCGCGCGCTCGACCGGCTGGGTGAATTCGATCTTGCCCGCCGCAAGGTGGATCCGCTGGATCGTCGCAGCGTCCTGGTTCAGCGCACGGTCAAGGGAGCGGCGTTCCTGCGGGAGTTGCGCAATCTCATGGCAGCGGCGGCCAACCCTGCCAAGAGCTCCAAGGAGACACGGGGCGGCAGGGAAGGCAAGGTTGCCAACTTCCCGCGCACGGGTGGGCGAGCCGCGCGTTCCTGA
- a CDS encoding antibiotic biosynthesis monooxygenase family protein, producing MFIAMNRFRIAPASADAFETVWTSRDSYLRGVPGFIAFHLLRGPAAEDHVLYASHTLWRSHADFEAWTQSEAFRAAHASAGGTRHFHLAPPQFEGFEVRQTIEGP from the coding sequence ATGTTCATCGCCATGAATAGGTTCCGGATCGCGCCGGCCTCGGCCGACGCGTTCGAAACCGTCTGGACGTCGCGGGATTCGTATCTGCGCGGCGTGCCCGGCTTCATCGCCTTCCACCTGCTGCGTGGGCCGGCGGCGGAGGACCATGTCCTCTATGCTTCCCATACCCTCTGGCGCAGCCATGCCGATTTCGAGGCATGGACGCAGTCCGAGGCGTTCCGGGCGGCGCATGCCTCGGCCGGCGGCACGCGTCATTTCCATCTCGCGCCCCCGCAGTTCGAGGGGTTCGAGGTGCGCCAGACCATCGAGGGGCCGTAA
- a CDS encoding VOC family protein, translating to MSRFFGEIRQAGYVVEDIHAAMRHWSEVLGIGPWFYAERVPVENFHYRGEPSPIEVSVALANSGPLQVELIQQRNDAPSMYRDFRAAGRVGLQHVAYWTQDFDADLARLTARGLRIGMQGNVGRNGRYVYFETEMHPGTVVELSEVAGPKGTLFRMIREASEGWNGSDPVRPFPDLATLAG from the coding sequence ATGAGCAGGTTTTTCGGCGAGATCCGCCAGGCGGGCTACGTGGTCGAGGACATCCACGCGGCGATGCGCCACTGGTCCGAGGTGCTGGGAATCGGCCCGTGGTTCTATGCCGAGCGGGTGCCAGTGGAGAATTTCCACTATCGGGGCGAGCCCTCCCCCATCGAGGTGTCGGTGGCCCTGGCCAATTCCGGTCCGCTGCAGGTCGAACTGATCCAACAGCGCAACGATGCCCCATCGATGTACCGTGATTTCCGGGCTGCCGGGCGGGTGGGTTTGCAACATGTTGCGTACTGGACGCAGGATTTCGATGCCGACCTCGCCCGGCTGACCGCGCGCGGGCTGCGCATCGGCATGCAGGGGAATGTCGGCCGCAACGGGCGCTATGTTTATTTCGAGACGGAAATGCACCCCGGCACGGTGGTCGAGCTGTCCGAAGTGGCGGGCCCGAAGGGCACGCTCTTCCGCATGATCCGCGAGGCGAGCGAAGGGTGGAACGGCAGCGATCCGGTGCGCCCGTTTCCCGATCTGGCGACGCTGGCCGGCTGA
- a CDS encoding TRAP transporter substrate-binding protein, with protein sequence MPTIRRRGLITAAAAAVPLLAIPAVHTRAARRLVYKYGNNLPLSHPLNVRALEAAERIKAASDGALEIRIFPNNQLGGDTDMLSQVRSGALDFFTPSALVIATLVPAAPINAVGFAFPSYKEVWAAMDGELGAFIRASIEKVGLHMLEKVWDNGFRQITTANRPIHVPQDLSGLKIRVPVSPLGISLFQALSASPTSLQFSEVYTALQTHVVDAQENPLPIVQTAKLYEVQNHVSLTNHIWDGFLFIASGKTWYRLPEDLRTLAARELNAAGERQREDIARLNESVQVDLQARGMVFNKPDPAPFREMLRKTGFYAQWKEKFGADAWRLLEKYVGQLG encoded by the coding sequence ATGCCGACGATAAGGCGGCGCGGGCTCATCACGGCGGCGGCCGCGGCAGTTCCCCTGCTCGCGATACCGGCGGTCCACACGCGGGCGGCGCGCCGTTTGGTCTACAAGTACGGCAATAACCTGCCGCTGTCGCATCCGCTGAACGTGCGGGCGCTGGAGGCGGCGGAGCGGATCAAGGCGGCCTCGGACGGCGCGCTGGAAATCCGGATCTTCCCCAACAACCAGCTTGGCGGTGACACCGACATGCTGAGCCAGGTGCGCAGCGGGGCACTGGATTTCTTCACGCCCTCGGCCCTGGTGATCGCCACCCTGGTGCCGGCGGCGCCGATCAACGCCGTGGGATTCGCCTTCCCCAGCTACAAGGAAGTCTGGGCCGCCATGGATGGCGAGCTTGGCGCCTTCATCCGGGCCTCGATCGAGAAGGTCGGCCTGCACATGCTGGAAAAGGTGTGGGACAACGGCTTTCGCCAGATCACCACGGCCAACCGTCCCATCCATGTGCCGCAGGACCTGTCCGGGCTGAAGATCCGCGTGCCGGTCAGCCCGCTCGGGATCAGCCTGTTCCAGGCGCTGTCGGCCTCGCCGACCAGCCTGCAGTTCAGCGAGGTCTACACCGCGCTGCAGACCCATGTGGTCGATGCGCAGGAAAATCCGCTGCCTATCGTGCAGACCGCGAAGCTGTACGAGGTGCAGAACCACGTCTCGCTCACCAACCACATCTGGGACGGCTTCCTGTTCATCGCCAGCGGCAAGACCTGGTACCGGCTGCCCGAGGACCTGCGCACCCTCGCCGCCCGCGAGCTGAATGCCGCTGGCGAGCGGCAGCGCGAGGACATCGCGCGGCTGAACGAGTCAGTGCAGGTGGACCTGCAGGCACGTGGCATGGTGTTCAACAAGCCCGACCCGGCACCGTTCCGCGAGATGCTCCGCAAGACCGGCTTCTATGCGCAGTGGAAGGAAAAGTTCGGTGCAGACGCCTGGCGCCTTCTCGAGAAGTACGTCGGCCAGCTCGGCTGA
- a CDS encoding TRAP transporter large permease, with product MQTPGAFSRSTSASSADAATADMSGFVDGQADGLRHLCALFDRWLGHAVELPAAALVVAEMVVLFTGIVFRYGLGHPLVWTDELASILFLWLCMLGAVVAQRRGGHMRLTAIVNRLPDHWRTRLETLAAVIAALFVLEIILPAVEYATDEWMITTPALGIPDTWRAAAILVGAVLMLAVALLQMAQRASLRDLGFCLPIIVACAAGLWIAQPALEAMGNWNLLVFFGVLVSVLVLTGTPIAFAFGVGAMSYLGLMTEMPMSIVVSRMDEGMSTLVLLAVPLFIFLGLLIEMTGLAALLVNLMAALVGHLRGGLSYVLVGAMYLVSGISGSKAADMAAIAPVLLPEMARRGKPSGEMIGLLSSSAAMAETIPPSIVLITVGSVTGVSIAGLFSGGLLPAALGALGLVLVAYVRSRGEDVGDAKRASGREIGRAFIAAVPALILPLLIRWAVVSGIATATEVSTIGVVYTLLVSLLISRHLDLKRMVPLLVDTAALSGAILIILGTATAMAWALTQSGFSHDLAATMAAMPGGAGGFLALSIVVFAILGSVLEGIPAIVLFGPLLFPVAGELGINLVHYAIVVVLSMSLGLFTPPFGIGFYQACAIGRVTPDKAVHACWPYMAALLVATIIVAAVPWLALPGF from the coding sequence GTGCAGACGCCTGGCGCCTTCTCGAGAAGTACGTCGGCCAGCTCGGCTGACGCCGCCACCGCCGACATGTCCGGCTTCGTCGACGGGCAGGCGGACGGCCTGCGGCATCTCTGCGCCCTGTTCGACCGCTGGCTCGGCCACGCGGTCGAACTGCCCGCCGCCGCCCTGGTGGTGGCCGAGATGGTGGTGCTGTTCACCGGCATCGTGTTCCGCTACGGCCTCGGCCATCCGCTGGTCTGGACCGACGAGCTGGCGAGCATCCTGTTCCTGTGGCTGTGCATGCTCGGTGCGGTGGTGGCGCAACGGCGCGGCGGGCATATGCGCCTGACCGCGATCGTCAACCGGCTGCCGGACCACTGGCGCACCCGGTTGGAAACCCTCGCCGCCGTCATCGCCGCGTTGTTCGTGCTGGAGATCATCCTGCCGGCGGTCGAGTACGCGACCGATGAATGGATGATCACCACGCCGGCACTCGGCATCCCCGATACCTGGCGCGCCGCGGCGATCCTGGTGGGGGCGGTGCTGATGCTGGCGGTGGCGCTGCTGCAGATGGCGCAGCGCGCGAGCCTGCGTGACCTCGGCTTCTGCCTGCCCATCATCGTGGCCTGTGCCGCCGGGCTGTGGATCGCCCAGCCGGCGCTGGAGGCGATGGGCAACTGGAACCTGCTGGTGTTCTTCGGCGTGCTGGTCTCCGTGCTGGTGCTGACCGGCACGCCCATCGCGTTTGCCTTCGGTGTCGGCGCCATGTCCTATCTGGGGCTGATGACGGAGATGCCGATGAGCATCGTCGTCAGCCGCATGGACGAGGGCATGTCCACCCTCGTGTTGCTGGCGGTGCCGCTGTTCATCTTCCTCGGCCTGCTGATCGAGATGACCGGTCTCGCCGCCCTGCTGGTCAACCTGATGGCGGCGCTGGTCGGGCATCTGCGCGGTGGGCTGTCCTACGTGCTGGTCGGGGCGATGTACCTCGTCTCCGGCATCTCTGGCTCGAAGGCCGCCGACATGGCCGCGATCGCGCCGGTGCTGCTGCCGGAAATGGCGCGGCGTGGCAAGCCATCCGGTGAGATGATCGGGCTGCTGTCGTCCTCCGCCGCCATGGCCGAAACCATCCCGCCAAGTATCGTACTGATCACCGTGGGCTCGGTGACCGGGGTGTCGATCGCCGGCCTGTTCTCCGGGGGGCTGCTGCCGGCGGCGCTGGGTGCGCTCGGGCTGGTGCTGGTTGCCTATGTCCGTTCCCGCGGCGAGGATGTGGGCGACGCGAAGCGGGCCTCCGGCCGGGAGATCGGGCGCGCCTTCATCGCTGCGGTGCCGGCGCTGATCCTGCCGCTGCTGATCCGTTGGGCGGTGGTCAGCGGCATCGCCACCGCGACGGAGGTGTCCACCATCGGCGTGGTCTATACGCTGCTGGTCAGCCTGCTGATTTCCCGCCACCTGGACCTGAAGCGCATGGTGCCGCTGCTGGTGGATACCGCAGCGCTGTCGGGAGCGATCCTGATCATCCTCGGCACCGCGACGGCCATGGCCTGGGCGTTGACGCAATCCGGATTCTCGCATGACCTCGCGGCGACCATGGCCGCCATGCCAGGCGGAGCCGGTGGGTTCCTGGCGCTGTCGATCGTCGTGTTCGCGATCCTCGGCAGCGTGCTGGAAGGCATTCCCGCGATCGTGCTGTTCGGGCCGCTGCTGTTTCCGGTGGCGGGGGAACTGGGCATCAATCTGGTCCACTACGCGATCGTCGTGGTGCTGTCGATGAGCCTGGGGCTGTTCACGCCGCCCTTCGGCATCGGCTTCTACCAGGCCTGCGCGATCGGACGGGTGACACCGGACAAGGCCGTGCATGCGTGCTGGCCCTACATGGCGGCGCTGCTGGTGGCGACGATCATCGTCGCGGCCGTGCCGTGGCTGGCGTTGCCCGGGTTCTGA